One window from the genome of Equus asinus isolate D_3611 breed Donkey chromosome 29, EquAss-T2T_v2, whole genome shotgun sequence encodes:
- the CALML3 gene encoding calmodulin-like protein 3: MADELTEEQVAVFREAFTLFDKDGDGIITTQELGTVMRSLGQNPTEAELQGMVSKVDHDGNRTVDFPEFLDMMAKKMKDRDSEEEIREAFCMFDKDGNGFISTAELRHVTTRLGEKLTKEEVDKMIWAADVDGDGQVNYEEFVRMLVPRGGGPGAPATPACCPSFMLC; encoded by the coding sequence ATGGCTGATGAGCTGACAGAGGAGCAGGTGGCCGTCTTCAGGGAGGCCTTCACCCTGTTCGACAAGGATGGGGATGGCATCATCACCACCCAGGAGCTGGGCACTGTCATGCGGTCCCTAGGCCAGAACCCCACAGAGGCCGAGCTACAGGGCATGGTGAGCAAGGTCGACCATGACGGCAACAGGACCGTGGACTTCCCTGAGTTCCTGGACATGATGGCCAAGAAGATGAAGGACAGGGACAGCGAGGAAGAGATCCGGGAGGCCTTCTGCATGTTCGACAAGGATGGCAATGGCTTCATCAGCACGGCTGAGCTACGGCACGTGACGACCAGGCTGGGAGAGAAGCTGACCAAAGAGGAGGTGGACAAGATGATCTGGGCAGCCGATGTGGATGGGGACGGGCAGGTGAACTACGAGGAGTTCGTCCGCATGCTGGTCCCGAGGGGTGGGGGCCCAGGTGCTCCAGCCACCCCCGCATGCTGCCCCAGCTTCATGCTTTGCTGA